The region CGTATCCTGACAGGGACATGAATTCCCACTTGTTGTCCGATGCCGCGATCCGCCAGTTCATCGTGGACGGCTACGTGCAGGTGCAGACCGAGCTGCCCGAGTCGGTGCACCGCGCCATCTTCGAGAAGACCGACGCCATCTTCTCCAAGATCCGCAGCCCGGAGGTGGAGTGGGCGTACAATCCGCTCAACAACGTGCTGCCGGTAGTGCCGGAACTGCAACAGGTCATGGATGCGCCGCAGGTGCGCGGCGCGCTCACCAGCCTGCTCGGGCCTGGCTACGTGATGCTGCCGCACCGCCACTGCCATCCCAACTTCGCCAAGCCGGAGTCCTCCGTCGCGGACGGGCGCAAGCTGATCATGGGCATTCACAAGGACGGCCACGCCGGCGGCCAGAAGCCGCGCCACCGCGTGCCGCGCTGGGCGATCCTGTTCTACTACCCGCAGGCGTGCCCGGACGAACAGGGCCCGACGGTGATCGTGCCGCGCTCCCACTACCAGCACAACCTGGCCCGGCAGGGGGACGCCGACCCGAATCTGACCCTGGCGGCGCGCGGCGACGGCAGCTACGGCCTGCCCGAGCACTACATCCACCGCACCATGCTGCCGCTTGCCGGCGGGCTCGGCGCGGTGTCGATCATGCACTTCGACGTCGGCCACTCGGTGATCGAGAACCTCGCCCGGCAGCACCGCTACGGACAGAAGTTCGTGTTCATGCGCACCGAGGAGCCGGAAGCGGCCACCTGGGACAATCGGGTAGAGCACTGGGAGCAGCCCGACGTGGCGGCGATTCCCGATCACGAGATTCTGTGGACCTACATCTGGAACTGGATGAGCGGCGGAGCTGACCGTTTCCGGCGCGGGGCGGGTGTCCGGTTGCAACGGCACACCGCCGGCGAGTTGATCGGCTTGCTGTCGGCGCCGGAGCCGGCGCAGCGGCTGCAGGCGGCCAACGAACTGGGCTTTCTGCGCGCCACGGCCGCCGAGACCGAGGGTACCGTTGCCGCCCTGGTGCGGGCGCTGCGCGACGAGTACGAGCCGGTGCGCCTCAACGCCGCTTACGCGCTCGGCGCCGTCGGCACACCGGCGCTCGCTCCACTGCTGGAGTTGCTCGCAACCGACGCCGCGTTCTACGAGTTCGACCCGGTGACGCACGTGTCGA is a window of Spirochaetaceae bacterium DNA encoding:
- a CDS encoding HEAT repeat domain-containing protein → MNSHLLSDAAIRQFIVDGYVQVQTELPESVHRAIFEKTDAIFSKIRSPEVEWAYNPLNNVLPVVPELQQVMDAPQVRGALTSLLGPGYVMLPHRHCHPNFAKPESSVADGRKLIMGIHKDGHAGGQKPRHRVPRWAILFYYPQACPDEQGPTVIVPRSHYQHNLARQGDADPNLTLAARGDGSYGLPEHYIHRTMLPLAGGLGAVSIMHFDVGHSVIENLARQHRYGQKFVFMRTEEPEAATWDNRVEHWEQPDVAAIPDHEILWTYIWNWMSGGADRFRRGAGVRLQRHTAGELIGLLSAPEPAQRLQAANELGFLRATAAETEGTVAALVRALRDEYEPVRLNAAYALGAVGTPALAPLLELLATDAAFYEFDPVTHVSIAAHALGAMGGAAVDALAERLTADGEHTRSWAAYALGEIGRPSAGALPQLLAAARDDKSANVRRHALSAAGIVAVPGDGVEEALLERLANEPDSELRQYVLQALFRIGPTGSGGIPPLATALGDGDGYVAAYAAEQLFRTGTPEAFAALVPYLRGQRWFPHEPVSEQRITERRERARTQRLAKRRRAPELTVTVGGG